The Bos javanicus breed banteng chromosome 18, ARS-OSU_banteng_1.0, whole genome shotgun sequence genome has a segment encoding these proteins:
- the FFAR3 gene encoding free fatty acid receptor 3 isoform X1 — MGTARFLSLLPDNSSPDLIWRSRQGVEQQSPQVLKAAVAMTNPDHSFFLGNHWLFFSVYLFTFLVGLPLNLMALVIFVGKLRRRPLAVDVLLLNLTLSDLVLLLFLPFRMVEAASAMHWSLPFVFCPFSRFLFFTTIYLTSLFLAAVSTERFLSVAYPLWYKTRPRPGQAGLVSGACWLLAAAHCSVVYVIEFSGNSSPSQGINGTCYLEFREDQLALLLPVRLEMAVVLFGVPLFISSYCYSRLVCILGRGASHRRRKRVAGLAAATLLNFLVCFGPYNMSHIVGYIQGKSPTWRSYVLLLSTLNSCVDPLVYYFSSSGFQADFQGLLGRLTGSWGPWRQENGVTSQKSEGEGPPQELFNIEAS; from the exons ATGGGCACTGCCAGGTTTTTATCACTTCTGCCAGATAATAGCTCACCGGACTTGATCTGGAGGAGCCGGCAAGGTGTTGAGCAGCAGAGCCCTCAGGTTCTCAAAGCAGCAG tGGCCATGACCAACCCAGACCACTCCTTCTTCCTCGGCAATCACTGGCTCTTCTTCTCCGTGTACCTCTTCACCTTCCTCGTGGGGCTCCCCCTCAACCTGATGGCCCTGGTGATCTTCGTGGGCAAGCTGCGGCGCCGCCCGCTGGCCGTGGACGTGCTCTTGCTAAACCTCACCCTCTCGGATCTGGTCCTGTTGCTCTTCCTGCCGTTCCGCATGGTGGAGGCGGCCAGTGCCATGCACTGGTCTCTGCCCTTCGTCTTCTGCCCCTTCTCCAGGTTCCTCTTCTTCACCACCATCTATCTCACGTCCCTCTTCCTGGCAGCCGTGAGCACAGAGCGCTTCCTGAGCGTGGCCTACCCGCTTTGGTACAAGACTCGGCCGAGGCCAGGGCAGGCTGGCCTGGTCAGTGGGGCCTGCTGGCTCCTGGCCGCTGCTCACTGCAGCGTGGTCTACGTGATTGAATTCTCGGGGAACTCCTCCCCCAGCCAGGGTATCAATGGGACCTGCTACCTGGAGTTCCGGGAGGATCAGCTGGCCCTTCTCCTGCCCGTCCGGCTAGAGATGGCAGTGGTCCTCTTTGGGGTGCCCCTGTTCATCAGCAGCTACTGCTACAGCCGCCTGGTCTGCATACTCGGGAGGGGAGCTAGCCATCGCCGTCGGAAGAGGGTGGCAGGGCTGGCGGCCGCCACATTGCTCAACTTCCTCGTCTGCTTCGGGCCCTACAACATGTCCCACATCGTGGGCTACATCCAGGGTAAAAGCCCCACGTGGAGAAGTTATGTGCTGCTCCTCAGCACCCTGAATTCCTGCGTCGACCCCCTTGTCTACTATTTCTCATCATCTGGGTTCCAAGCCGACTTCCAGGGATTGCTGGGGCGGCTGACTGGGTCCTGGGGCCCTTGGCGGCAGGAGAATGGTGTGACCTCGCAGAAGAGTGAGGGAGAGGGGCCACCTCAGGAGCTGTTCAACATAGAGGCCAGCTAG
- the FFAR3 gene encoding free fatty acid receptor 3 isoform X2 — MTNPDHSFFLGNHWLFFSVYLFTFLVGLPLNLMALVIFVGKLRRRPLAVDVLLLNLTLSDLVLLLFLPFRMVEAASAMHWSLPFVFCPFSRFLFFTTIYLTSLFLAAVSTERFLSVAYPLWYKTRPRPGQAGLVSGACWLLAAAHCSVVYVIEFSGNSSPSQGINGTCYLEFREDQLALLLPVRLEMAVVLFGVPLFISSYCYSRLVCILGRGASHRRRKRVAGLAAATLLNFLVCFGPYNMSHIVGYIQGKSPTWRSYVLLLSTLNSCVDPLVYYFSSSGFQADFQGLLGRLTGSWGPWRQENGVTSQKSEGEGPPQELFNIEAS, encoded by the coding sequence ATGACCAACCCAGACCACTCCTTCTTCCTCGGCAATCACTGGCTCTTCTTCTCCGTGTACCTCTTCACCTTCCTCGTGGGGCTCCCCCTCAACCTGATGGCCCTGGTGATCTTCGTGGGCAAGCTGCGGCGCCGCCCGCTGGCCGTGGACGTGCTCTTGCTAAACCTCACCCTCTCGGATCTGGTCCTGTTGCTCTTCCTGCCGTTCCGCATGGTGGAGGCGGCCAGTGCCATGCACTGGTCTCTGCCCTTCGTCTTCTGCCCCTTCTCCAGGTTCCTCTTCTTCACCACCATCTATCTCACGTCCCTCTTCCTGGCAGCCGTGAGCACAGAGCGCTTCCTGAGCGTGGCCTACCCGCTTTGGTACAAGACTCGGCCGAGGCCAGGGCAGGCTGGCCTGGTCAGTGGGGCCTGCTGGCTCCTGGCCGCTGCTCACTGCAGCGTGGTCTACGTGATTGAATTCTCGGGGAACTCCTCCCCCAGCCAGGGTATCAATGGGACCTGCTACCTGGAGTTCCGGGAGGATCAGCTGGCCCTTCTCCTGCCCGTCCGGCTAGAGATGGCAGTGGTCCTCTTTGGGGTGCCCCTGTTCATCAGCAGCTACTGCTACAGCCGCCTGGTCTGCATACTCGGGAGGGGAGCTAGCCATCGCCGTCGGAAGAGGGTGGCAGGGCTGGCGGCCGCCACATTGCTCAACTTCCTCGTCTGCTTCGGGCCCTACAACATGTCCCACATCGTGGGCTACATCCAGGGTAAAAGCCCCACGTGGAGAAGTTATGTGCTGCTCCTCAGCACCCTGAATTCCTGCGTCGACCCCCTTGTCTACTATTTCTCATCATCTGGGTTCCAAGCCGACTTCCAGGGATTGCTGGGGCGGCTGACTGGGTCCTGGGGCCCTTGGCGGCAGGAGAATGGTGTGACCTCGCAGAAGAGTGAGGGAGAGGGGCCACCTCAGGAGCTGTTCAACATAGAGGCCAGCTAG